One genomic segment of Bacillus sp. SM2101 includes these proteins:
- a CDS encoding serine hydrolase: MEGFLVKNRYQKGLIISLLSMIILMTFTNTSQRAYAQEDPLNIEADAAIVVEASTGKILYQKNIDTILGIASMTKMMTEYLLLEAIDQKKVTWDQEYPVSDYVYKISQDTGLSNVPLVQDGKYTVKELYEAMAIYSANGATIALAEVIAGSETEFVKMMNAKAKELGLKDYKFVNSTGLNNNSLYDMHPEGTSKSDENLMSARTTATLAYKLFNDFPEIINTASISKKVFREEGDYPIQMANWNWMLPGLLYEYEGVDGIKTGFTDLAGYCFTSTAERDGMRYITVVMNAKSNGKSIPEARFIETEKLLDYAFANFKIQELYPEGYQIKKESTFPVVKGKEKEIEVFTANPIKTVIKNGEAEQFEPVFNISEEVLTEDGALTAPIKKDDVVGTMTVSYEGDNGYGFLTSEGEKTMQTDIITKTAVEKANWFVLMTRGIGGFFSDVWTSVSETVKGWF, from the coding sequence ATGGAGGGTTTTTTAGTGAAAAACAGATATCAAAAAGGCTTAATTATAAGTCTTTTATCAATGATAATATTAATGACTTTTACGAATACATCTCAACGTGCGTATGCTCAAGAAGATCCACTAAATATCGAAGCTGATGCAGCGATAGTTGTAGAAGCGTCAACAGGTAAGATTTTATATCAAAAAAATATAGATACAATATTAGGTATTGCAAGTATGACTAAAATGATGACTGAATACTTGCTACTAGAAGCTATTGATCAAAAAAAGGTGACATGGGATCAAGAATATCCCGTATCAGATTATGTCTATAAAATATCACAAGATACAGGTTTGTCGAATGTTCCTCTTGTACAAGATGGAAAATATACAGTAAAAGAACTTTACGAAGCGATGGCCATTTATTCTGCTAATGGCGCGACCATTGCTTTAGCTGAAGTGATTGCAGGTTCAGAAACAGAATTTGTCAAGATGATGAATGCTAAGGCGAAAGAGCTTGGCTTGAAGGATTACAAGTTTGTAAATTCTACGGGACTTAATAATAATAGTCTTTATGATATGCACCCTGAAGGTACAAGTAAAAGCGACGAAAATTTAATGTCTGCTAGAACAACAGCTACACTAGCTTACAAGTTATTTAATGATTTCCCGGAGATTATTAATACTGCAAGTATTTCTAAAAAAGTGTTTAGAGAAGAAGGCGATTATCCTATTCAGATGGCTAACTGGAATTGGATGCTTCCAGGATTACTCTATGAATACGAAGGAGTAGACGGAATAAAAACAGGATTTACTGATTTAGCCGGCTATTGTTTCACAAGTACTGCAGAAAGAGATGGCATGCGTTATATTACCGTTGTAATGAACGCAAAATCAAACGGGAAATCTATTCCAGAAGCTCGATTTATTGAAACTGAAAAGCTGTTAGATTATGCGTTTGCTAATTTTAAAATACAAGAACTTTACCCTGAAGGTTATCAAATTAAAAAAGAATCTACTTTTCCTGTTGTGAAAGGTAAAGAAAAAGAGATTGAGGTATTTACAGCAAATCCAATCAAGACAGTAATTAAAAATGGCGAAGCTGAACAATTCGAGCCTGTATTTAATATTAGTGAAGAAGTATTAACAGAAGACGGTGCGTTAACTGCTCCTATTAAAAAAGATGATGTAGTAGGGACGATGACTGTTTCATACGAAGGTGACAATGGTTATGGTTTTTTAACCTCAGAAGGTGAAAAAACGATGCAAACAGATATCATCACGAAAACAGCTGTAGAAAAAGCAAACTGGTTTGTTTTAATGACTAGAGGAATTGGTGGATTTTTCTCAGATGTATGGACAAGTGTATCTGAAACAGTAAAAGGTTGGTTTTAA
- the pdxT gene encoding pyridoxal 5'-phosphate synthase glutaminase subunit PdxT, which yields MVKIGVLGLQGAVREHVWAIEAAGAEAVVIKRVEQLNEVEGLVLPGGESTTMRRLIDKYSFMEPLREFASAGKPMFGTCAGLILLANDIVGYKEAHVGVMDITVERNSFGRQRESFEAKLSISHVADDFIAVFIRAPHIVSVGEDVEVLAKHNNRIVAARQDQFLGCSFHPELTEDYRLMSYFVSMVEETKEKNYV from the coding sequence ATGGTGAAAATAGGTGTTTTAGGCCTTCAAGGAGCAGTGCGTGAGCATGTTTGGGCTATAGAAGCTGCAGGTGCGGAAGCCGTTGTGATAAAAAGGGTTGAGCAATTAAATGAAGTTGAGGGGTTAGTTTTGCCTGGGGGCGAAAGTACAACGATGCGTCGTTTAATTGATAAATATAGTTTTATGGAACCACTAAGAGAATTCGCTTCAGCAGGTAAACCTATGTTTGGGACATGTGCCGGTTTGATTTTGCTAGCTAATGATATTGTTGGCTACAAGGAAGCACACGTTGGGGTTATGGATATAACTGTAGAAAGAAACTCGTTTGGTCGCCAAAGAGAAAGCTTTGAAGCAAAGCTTTCAATATCTCACGTAGCGGATGATTTTATTGCTGTATTTATCCGCGCTCCTCATATCGTCTCAGTAGGAGAGGATGTTGAGGTATTAGCAAAGCATAATAACAGAATTGTAGCAGCTAGGCAGGACCAGTTTCTAGGATGTTCCTTTCACCCCGAATTAACAGAGGATTATCGGTTAATGAGTTATTTTGTTAGTATGGTTGAAGAAACGAAAGAAAAAAATTATGTATAA
- a CDS encoding deoxynucleoside kinase: MKQTPFITVEGPIGVGKTSLAKAIENHFNIHLLKEIVDENPFLGKFYEDIDEWSFQLEMFFLCNRYKQLEDIEQKYIRQNKAVVSDYHIFKNLIFAERTLKDHQLTKYIQVYNILTADLPTPNVVIYLHASLDTLLNRINMRGRDIEKNIEPSYLEQLCSDYEQAMEQFERENPTIPVLRFNGDQLDFVQNQNDLEMILNILQQTLLKGAEFNEFARKI, translated from the coding sequence ATGAAACAAACACCTTTTATAACAGTAGAGGGCCCAATCGGTGTCGGAAAAACTTCACTCGCAAAAGCAATTGAAAATCATTTTAATATCCATTTATTAAAAGAAATCGTTGATGAGAATCCTTTTTTAGGAAAATTTTATGAAGATATTGACGAGTGGAGTTTTCAGTTGGAAATGTTCTTTCTTTGTAATCGGTACAAACAACTCGAAGACATTGAACAAAAATATATAAGACAAAATAAAGCAGTAGTATCTGATTATCATATTTTTAAGAACTTAATCTTTGCTGAACGCACGCTAAAAGATCACCAACTTACTAAATATATACAAGTATACAATATCTTAACTGCGGATTTACCTACTCCAAATGTAGTTATTTACCTACATGCAAGTTTAGATACATTACTTAATAGAATTAACATGCGTGGTAGAGACATTGAAAAAAATATTGAGCCTAGCTATTTAGAACAATTATGTAGTGATTACGAACAAGCTATGGAACAATTTGAACGTGAGAATCCTACAATCCCAGTTCTCCGCTTTAATGGTGATCAACTCGACTTTGTCCAAAATCAAAATGATTTAGAAATGATTCTAAACATACTACAACAGACTTTACTAAAAGGAGCAGAATTCAATGAATTTGCGAGAAAAATATGA
- the serS gene encoding serine--tRNA ligase, translating into MLDLKVLRGNFEEVKEKLTFRGEDLTDLGRFEELDQKRRELIVKTEELKSKRNEASQQVAMLKREKKDADHLITEMRQVGEHIKELDVELRKVEETLQQLLLSIPNIPHESVPVGETEDDNVEVRQWGQVPQFTYEPKPHWEIADDLNILDFERASKVTGSRFVFYKGLGARLERALMNFMLDLHVEEHGYEELLTPYLVNRASMTGTGQLPKFEEDAFLIDSEDYFLIPTAEVPVTNLYRDEILSGEQLPINYAAYSSCFRSEAGSAGRDTRGLIRQHQFNKVELVKFVKPEHSYEELEKITSHAEKVLQLLGLPYRVMSMCTADLGFTAAKKYDIEVWLPSYGTFREISSCSNFEAFQARRANIRFRRDKKGKPEHVHTLNGSGLAIGRTVSAILENYQQQDGTVIIPEVLRPYMRNKDVIG; encoded by the coding sequence ATGTTAGATTTAAAAGTATTAAGAGGTAATTTTGAAGAAGTTAAAGAAAAACTAACATTTCGAGGAGAAGATTTAACCGATTTAGGACGCTTTGAGGAGCTTGATCAAAAGCGTCGTGAATTAATCGTAAAAACTGAGGAATTAAAAAGTAAAAGAAATGAAGCTTCTCAACAAGTCGCAATGCTTAAGCGTGAGAAAAAAGATGCAGATCATCTAATAACTGAAATGAGACAAGTCGGAGAGCATATAAAAGAGCTTGATGTTGAACTCCGTAAGGTTGAGGAGACTTTACAACAATTATTATTATCAATACCCAATATACCACATGAGAGTGTCCCTGTTGGTGAAACTGAGGATGATAATGTAGAGGTACGTCAATGGGGGCAAGTTCCTCAATTTACTTATGAGCCAAAACCCCATTGGGAGATAGCTGACGATCTAAATATTTTAGACTTTGAACGTGCTAGTAAAGTAACTGGTAGCCGGTTTGTATTTTATAAAGGTTTAGGGGCAAGGCTAGAGAGAGCTTTAATGAATTTTATGTTAGACCTACATGTTGAAGAGCATGGATATGAGGAGTTATTGACGCCATATTTAGTGAATCGCGCTAGTATGACAGGAACAGGTCAGCTTCCTAAATTTGAAGAGGATGCTTTTTTAATTGATAGTGAAGACTATTTCTTAATTCCTACTGCCGAAGTACCCGTTACTAATTTATATAGAGATGAAATATTGTCTGGTGAACAACTCCCTATTAATTATGCAGCGTATAGTTCATGCTTCCGTTCTGAGGCTGGCTCAGCTGGTAGAGATACAAGAGGACTTATTCGACAGCATCAATTCAACAAGGTAGAGCTTGTGAAATTTGTTAAACCAGAGCATTCATATGAGGAATTAGAAAAAATAACTAGTCATGCTGAAAAAGTGCTACAATTACTTGGATTACCATACCGTGTGATGAGTATGTGTACAGCAGACCTTGGCTTTACAGCTGCGAAAAAGTATGATATTGAAGTATGGTTGCCGAGCTATGGAACGTTCCGTGAAATTTCATCTTGTAGTAATTTCGAGGCATTTCAAGCACGTCGTGCAAACATTAGATTCCGTCGTGATAAAAAAGGAAAACCAGAGCATGTTCATACGTTAAATGGGTCTGGATTAGCAATTGGACGTACAGTTTCTGCGATACTAGAGAATTATCAACAACAAGATGGAACAGTCATTATCCCAGAGGTATTACGTCCATATATGAGAAATAAAGATGTAATTGGCTAG
- a CDS encoding deoxynucleoside kinase, with protein MNLREKYEIPNDAVITIAGTVGVGKSTMTNSLANALQFRTSFEKVDSNPYLDKFYSDFNKWSFHLQIYFLAERFKEQKKIFEYGGGFIQDRSIYEDTGIFANMHYEKGTMSAVDYETYTNLFEAMVMTPYFPHPDLLIYLEGSLDDIISRIQERGRPMEQQTPIEYWKEMHERYENWINNFNACPVLRININDYDIISNKQSIEPVIERISTFIKHSRVLTK; from the coding sequence ATGAATTTGCGAGAAAAATATGAAATACCAAATGATGCTGTTATTACAATAGCTGGTACAGTGGGTGTAGGTAAATCAACGATGACAAATTCGTTAGCTAATGCTTTACAATTCCGTACATCCTTTGAAAAGGTGGATTCAAACCCTTATTTAGATAAATTTTATAGTGATTTTAATAAGTGGAGCTTTCACTTGCAGATTTATTTTTTAGCAGAACGTTTTAAAGAACAGAAGAAAATATTTGAATACGGTGGAGGATTTATACAAGACCGTTCTATTTATGAAGATACAGGTATTTTTGCAAATATGCATTACGAAAAAGGAACAATGTCTGCTGTAGACTACGAAACATATACAAACCTATTTGAAGCAATGGTGATGACACCTTATTTCCCGCATCCTGACTTGTTAATCTACCTTGAAGGAAGCTTAGATGATATTATTTCTCGGATACAAGAGCGTGGTCGACCAATGGAACAACAAACGCCTATTGAGTATTGGAAAGAAATGCACGAACGATATGAAAACTGGATAAACAATTTTAATGCGTGTCCAGTTTTACGCATTAACATCAATGATTATGATATCATTTCAAACAAGCAGTCAATTGAGCCTGTTATTGAACGAATATCAACGTTTATAAAACATTCAAGAGTGTTAACTAAATAG
- the guaB gene encoding IMP dehydrogenase: protein MWESKFVKEGLTFDDVLLVPARSEVLPREVNLQVQLTKKITLNVPVISAGMDTVTEAEMAIAMARQGGMGIIHKNMSIEQQAEQVDKVKRSESGVISDPFFLTPEHQVYDAEHLMGKYRISGVPIVNNNEEQKLVGIITNRDLRFIQDYSMLISDVMTKEELVTAPVGTTLEEAENILQHHKIEKLPLVDNQGVLKGLITIKDIEKVIEFPNSAKDKQGRLLVGAAVGVTADTMLRVEALVKASVDVIVVDTAHGHSIGVLDTVKKIRQTYPELDIIAGNVATAEATKDLIEAGANVVKVGIGPGSICTTRVVAGVGVPQITAIYDCATEARKHDVAIIADGGIKYSGDIVKALASGGHVVMLGSLLAGVTESPGETEIFQGRRFKVYRGMGSVGAMEKGSKDRYFQEDNKKFVPEGIEGRLPYKGPLADTVYQLIGGIRSGMGYCGAQNLKALREKSQFIRMTGAGLRESHPHDVQITKESPNYSTS, encoded by the coding sequence TTGTGGGAATCAAAATTTGTTAAAGAAGGTTTAACGTTTGATGATGTATTATTAGTTCCAGCTAGATCAGAAGTGTTACCTAGAGAAGTAAACTTACAAGTTCAGCTTACAAAAAAAATAACGTTGAACGTGCCAGTGATTAGTGCTGGAATGGATACTGTTACAGAAGCCGAAATGGCAATTGCTATGGCGCGCCAAGGTGGAATGGGTATTATTCATAAGAATATGTCAATTGAACAACAAGCTGAGCAAGTTGATAAGGTAAAACGATCTGAAAGTGGTGTCATTTCAGACCCGTTTTTTTTAACTCCTGAACATCAAGTGTATGATGCAGAACATTTAATGGGGAAATACCGTATTTCAGGTGTTCCGATCGTCAATAATAACGAGGAGCAGAAACTTGTAGGTATAATTACAAACCGTGATTTACGTTTTATCCAAGACTATTCTATGTTAATTTCTGATGTTATGACAAAGGAAGAACTGGTAACTGCTCCAGTTGGGACGACATTAGAAGAAGCTGAGAATATACTACAGCATCACAAAATTGAAAAATTACCTCTTGTAGATAATCAAGGAGTACTAAAAGGTTTAATTACGATAAAAGATATTGAAAAGGTCATTGAGTTTCCTAATTCAGCAAAAGATAAACAAGGGCGTTTATTGGTAGGGGCTGCTGTCGGGGTTACAGCTGATACAATGCTTCGTGTGGAAGCATTAGTGAAGGCAAGTGTTGATGTCATTGTTGTTGATACTGCTCACGGTCATTCAATCGGGGTGTTAGATACAGTTAAGAAGATTCGTCAAACTTATCCAGAATTAGATATCATTGCTGGAAATGTTGCCACAGCTGAAGCGACAAAGGACCTAATTGAAGCAGGTGCAAATGTAGTTAAAGTAGGAATAGGACCAGGTTCTATTTGTACAACTCGTGTAGTAGCTGGAGTTGGTGTACCACAAATTACTGCAATTTATGATTGTGCCACTGAAGCTAGAAAACACGATGTTGCGATTATTGCAGATGGTGGAATAAAATATTCAGGAGATATTGTTAAAGCTTTGGCTTCTGGTGGACATGTGGTTATGTTAGGTAGTCTACTTGCAGGTGTAACTGAAAGTCCAGGGGAGACAGAGATATTCCAAGGCCGTCGATTTAAAGTTTATCGTGGTATGGGGTCTGTTGGAGCGATGGAAAAAGGTAGTAAAGATCGTTATTTCCAAGAAGATAATAAGAAGTTTGTTCCCGAGGGTATAGAAGGTCGTTTACCATACAAAGGTCCTTTAGCAGATACAGTATATCAGCTTATCGGTGGTATACGATCAGGTATGGGGTATTGTGGTGCACAAAATTTAAAAGCACTTCGAGAAAAATCTCAATTTATTCGGATGACTGGAGCAGGTTTAAGAGAAAGCCATCCGCATGATGTACAAATTACAAAAGAGTCCCCTAACTATTCAACGAGTTAA
- the pdxS gene encoding pyridoxal 5'-phosphate synthase lyase subunit PdxS, whose amino-acid sequence MVNTGTDRVKRGMAEMQKGGVIMDVVNAEQAKIAEEAGAVAVMALERVPADIRAAGGVARMADPTIVEEVMNAVSIPVMAKARIGHIVEARVLESLGVDYIDESEVLTPADEEYHLNKREYTVPFVCGCRDLGEATRRIAEGASMLRTKGEPGTGNIVEAVRHMRKVNAQIRKVSSMSEDELMTEAKNLGAPFELLLQIKNEGRLPVVNFAAGGIATPADAALMMQLGSDGVFVGSGIFKSENPAKFARAIVEATTHFQDYELIASLSKGLGTAMKGIEISSILPEHRMQERGW is encoded by the coding sequence ATGGTTAATACAGGTACTGATCGCGTAAAACGTGGTATGGCAGAGATGCAAAAAGGTGGCGTTATCATGGACGTGGTAAACGCTGAACAAGCGAAGATAGCTGAAGAAGCTGGAGCTGTGGCAGTTATGGCTTTGGAGAGAGTTCCTGCTGATATAAGAGCTGCTGGTGGAGTTGCAAGAATGGCAGACCCAACAATTGTAGAAGAGGTAATGAATGCTGTTTCGATTCCAGTTATGGCGAAGGCGCGTATCGGCCATATTGTTGAAGCACGTGTACTTGAATCTCTAGGTGTAGACTATATTGATGAAAGTGAAGTTCTTACACCTGCAGATGAAGAGTATCATTTAAATAAAAGAGAATATACTGTGCCTTTTGTATGTGGATGCCGTGATTTAGGAGAAGCGACTCGACGTATTGCCGAAGGTGCATCTATGCTTCGTACAAAAGGAGAACCTGGTACAGGCAACATCGTTGAAGCTGTACGTCATATGCGTAAAGTAAATGCTCAAATTAGAAAAGTTTCTAGTATGAGTGAAGATGAATTAATGACAGAAGCAAAAAATTTAGGAGCACCTTTTGAGCTTCTTTTACAAATAAAAAATGAAGGTAGATTACCGGTCGTTAATTTTGCTGCTGGTGGAATTGCAACACCTGCGGATGCAGCGTTAATGATGCAATTAGGTTCTGATGGAGTATTTGTTGGTTCGGGTATATTTAAATCAGAAAATCCCGCTAAGTTTGCACGTGCAATTGTAGAAGCAACAACACATTTCCAAGACTATGAGTTAATTGCTAGTCTTTCTAAAGGTTTAGGTACAGCGATGAAAGGTATTGAAATTTCATCAATCTTACCAGAGCATCGTATGCAAGAACGTGGATGGTAA